From Luteolibacter yonseiensis:
CGGACCTCGCGGCGGTCGTAGAAACTCTGCGCGCCGACCATGCGGTAGGGGATCTTGCGCTCGCGGAAGGCCAGCTCCAGCTTGCGGCTCTGGCCGTTGGTGCGGAAGAGGATGGCGAAGTCCTCCCACTCGCGGCCGATCGCGCCCTTTTCCGAAAGGATTTCCTCGGCGATGAACTCCGCCTCCTGGTCGTCCCCGGGCATGGCGACGATGCGGACGGGATCGCCGTCCTTGCGGGTGGAGCGCAGGATCTTCTCGCGGCGGCCGACGTTGTGCTTGATGAGGCTGTTCGCGGTGTGGAGGACGGCGTGGGTGGAGCGGTAGTTCTCCTCCAGGCGGATGATCTTGGGATCCGGGAAGAATTTTTCGAACTGGAGGATGTTCGCGACCTCGGCACCGCGCCATCCGTAGATGGACTGGTCGTCGTCACCCACGACGCAGACGTGGTAGTTCGGCGGCCCCACGAGCTGCTGGAGGAGCTGCATCTGGAGGGCGTTCGTGTCCTGGAACTCGTCCACGGTCACGCGGGTGTAGCGCTGGCGGAACATCTCCCGGACATCGGAGTGCTCGCGGAGGATTTTTTCGCCGAGCAGGAGGAGGTCGTCGAAGTCCACGGCGTTCTGGGCGCGGAGTTCGTTCTGGTAGGCGAAGGCGAGGGTGGAGAAGAAATCGTCCTCCATGTCCTGAGGCTCCACGCCCTTGTTCTTCGCCTTGGAAATGGCGGAGAGCACCTCGTCCGGCTTCACCTTCACATCCGCGCCGCCCTTGCGGACGAGGAGCTGCTTCATCATGCCGGTCTGGTCCGAGTGGGAGCAGATGGAGAAATTCTTCTTATAGCCGAGTTTCTCGATGCCGCCGCGCAGGATGCGGACGCAGAGCGAGTGGAACGTGCAGACCGTCATGTCGTCCGCAGCGCGCTTGGACACCATGCCGCCGATGCGCTCGCGCATCTCGCTCGCCGCCTTGTTCGTGAACGTCACGGCGAGGATTTCCGAGGGCGAGATCCGCTTTTCCAACATGTGGGCGATGCGGCAGGTGACGGTCCGGGTCTTGCCGGTGCCCGCCCCCGCGAGCAGCATCACGGGGCCGTCGAGCGCGCCCACGGCTTCGCGCTGGGCTTGGTTCAGGGAGTCGAATGAGAAGGAGGAAGCCATCGGCGGGCGGATGAAAGCGGGGCCGGGGCGGGGAGGCGAGCGTGGAGTTTCGGGATTTTGGAAAGGGCGGGCATACCCTCCGCCGCCCGGCCTCCACCTCCGCATGGAACCCCGCTGTTTCAAGGAAAAACCCGGGAACCGCGCGGTTGGACATCCTGAGAATGCGATTGTCATCCCGCGTCCTTCCGTTAGTCTGCCTTCCATGACCCAAGACTCCCGCCAGGTGCTCATCGAGCTGTTGTTCCTTTCACTTTACATGGATGACCACCTCTCGCTCGCCGAGGATGAGGTGCTGAACGAAGCGCTGGAATCGCTCGGCTGGGATTCGCCGCAGCCACGGGAAAAGTTCATTTTCAAGGCGTTCGCCTCCGCCCGTGACGCGATCACGAGCCTGGACAAGACCCGTGGGTTCTTCGACACCCGCACAGCCGTCATCAAAAAGGACGGCTCCGAGGCGGAATCGATCACGTGGCTTTCGAAGGTCCTCGCCGCGGACGGCCTGACATCCACCGAGAAATACTTCCTCGCCCAGCTGGAGCAGCGGCTCTACCCGGCATCCTGAGCCGTATGGCCATTCGGTTGAGACCCTACACGGAAACGGACGAGGCGGCGGTCATCGCGCTGTGGAACGCCTGCGGACTGGTGGTGCCACAGAACGATCCGAAAAAGGACATCGCCCGCAAGATGGCGGAGCACCCCGAGCTGTTCATCGTCGGCGAAATCGCGGGTGCGGTGGTCGCGTCCTGCATGGCGGGTTACGAAGGGCACCGCGGCTGGATCAACTACCTCGCCGTTCACCCGGACCACCAGCGTCAGGGATACGCCACGGAGCTGATGGCCGAGGCCCGGCGTTTGCTGGACGCATTGGGATGTCCCAAGATCAGCCTGCAGATCCGTAACACCAATACGTCGGTCATCGCGTTTTATGAAAAACTCGGATTCGTGGAAGACCCGGTGCGAAGCTTCGGGCTGAGGCTGCGGCATGACGCGCCTCTTTAACGTGTGCGGCGGCATATGAAATTCCTCCTCCGAATTTTCGCCGGGACCCTGATCCGGATCCGGAACGGGTCGGCCGACTGTGTGAAAGGCAAGGTGATGGGATGGCGGTTGGACGCCATTTCGGAACTGGCCGCCGATGCGAACCTGGATGCCGGAGAGATATGGGTGAACGGAAACGGAACAGTGGGTTTTTCCAACGATATTCCACAGGAGCTCCACCAGAGGATCAGGAACGTGATGGCGTCGGATTGAAACGGCCACCGGTCGTGACGGGCATGGAAACCCTTGTCATGGGCGGCAAACCTCCCTTTCATGCAACTCATGAAACCCGGATACCTTCTTTCCTTCGCGTTGCTGGTGGCAAGCTTTTCTATGGTTGCCGCCGCCGAGCCTTTGCTCAGCGTTTCAGCCGTGGTGAAGGATGCCGTGCCGGAGTCCCGCGAGCTGAGCCGGGGGGAGGGACAGTATTCCGAGACCCTCCATGTCATGAAGGCGACGCTGGTTTCCACGGAACACGTCGAGAAAATGGAAGTCACCGTGGAACCGCCGGGGGTGATCGTCACCCTGACCGAGGACGGCGGGAAGAAGTTCGCGACCGCGACCGCCGACATGAAGGGCGGGAGGCTGGCGATCATGGTGAAGGGGAAGGTCATGTCCGCTCCGGTGATCCAAAACGGGCCTCTGGGCCGGGTGTTTCTGATCACGGGCTTCGCCAAAGCCGCGGAAGCGGAGGAACTGGCCGGTGAGTTCGCCAAGATCAGGAAATAAGTCCGGCACGCCGCCGGAGCCCTATCTCCGCGACTTGGGTAGCTTGAAAAACGCCTCCACTTCCGCGAGGGGGCGGGTGTTGAAGACATCCTGTTTCCGCAACCAACCCTTCCGCGCGAGGCGGACGCCGAGGCCGAGGTGGTGCAGGCCCATGGTCGAGTGGGCGTCGGGGTTGATGGCGCAGAGCACGCCCTTGTCGCGGGCGCGTTTCCACCAGCGCCAGTCCATGTCGAGCCGTTGCGGGCTGCAGTTCAGTTCGATGATGGTGCGGGTCTCCGCCGCGCAGTCGATGATCATCGCATGGTTGACGAGGTAGGGTTCGCGACGGAGCAGCAGGCGTCCGGTGACGTGGCCGAGCATGGTGACGTGCTCGTTCTCCATGGCGCGGCAGATGCGGCGGGTCATCTCCTCTTCCGTCAGGGTGAATGACGCGTGCACGGATGCCACGCAGTAGTCGAGCCGGGCGAGGATCTCATCCGGGAAATCCAGCGTGCCGTCCTTGAGGATATCCACCTCGTTGCCCGCGAAGAGGCGGAAATTTTCATAGCCCGCGTTGAGCGTGCGGATGGCTTCGATCTGTTCGAGCAGGCGGGTTTCCTCCAGCCCGTTCGCCTGGAAAGACGACTTCGAGTGATCGGCGATGCCGAGGTATTGCAGCCCGAGGTCCATCGCTTCGTCCGCCATGGCGGCCAGCGTGTCCCTGCCGTCCGAGGCGGTGGTGTGGTTGTGGAAGGTCCCCCGGAGCTGCTCCAGATTGATGAGCCGGGGCAGGGTGTGTTCCGCCGCCGCCTCGATCTCGCCACGGTTTTCACGGATCTCCGGCGGGATGAAATCCAGCCCGAGCGCGCGGTAGATGTCCGCCTCCTCGTGGATTTCGTGATCCCCGGCGGTTTCTCCCGTGAAGCCGTATTCGTTGAGCGAGAGTCCTTGTTTCAAAGCAAGCGAGCGGATGGCCACGTTGTGCTCCTTGGAACCGGTGAAGTATTGCAGGGCGAAGGGGAACTGCGCGTTCGACACGGCGCGGAGATCGCACTGGAGGCCGTTTTTCAATCGCACCGAGGCCTTGGTATCGCCGCAGACGATGACCGAGGCGACCTGAGGCAGGGTGGTGAAGTCCTCGCAGACGAGCGCGGGTTCCCTGGTGGCCACGAGGAAATCCAGGTCGTGCACGGTTTCCTTGCCCCGGCGGTAGGAACCCGCCGCCGAGACACGGGAGATTTCGGGGTGCGTGCGCAGGAGGTCGAGAATCTCCTCCACCAGCGGGCTGATGCCGCCGAGCAGGAAGCTGTCCGCGAAGGTCTGCTTCAGCGCGATCGCTTCGAGGATCTTCGTCTGTGTCTTCGCGCCGAATCCGGGGAGGACCGCCACCTTGCCCTCGTCGCACGCGGTTTTCAGGTCCGCGATGGAACCGACGGCCAGCGTTTCGTAAAGGACCTTGATCTTCTTGGGGCCCAGTCCCTGGAGGTCGAAGAGTTCGAACAACCCGGCGGGGAATTCGGCGCGGAGTTTTTCATGAAAGCCGAGCCTGCCGGTGCTGGCGAGTTCGTGAAGCTTGTCGCGCAGGGCGTCGCCGATGCCCTTGATGCCCGCGAGGTCGTTGTCCTTCGCGCGTTGCAGGATGTCGCCGTCGTGGTTCCGCACCGCCTCCGCCCCTTGCCGGTAGGCGCGGACCTTGAAGGGATTCTCCGCCTTCAGCTCCAGCAGCAGGGCGATTTCTTCGAGCACTTCAGCCAGGTTCTCGCGAGTCATGGGGAAGAGTTGCGAGAGGGAAGGGGGAGGTCAAGCGGCGGAGAACATCGGGAGCGAGGACCCTGGAAGTCCGCGCTGACAGGTGGCTTCGAACACGGAATCCGTGCCCGGGTGCCTGAGCGGGCCCTACACCTGTCGATCGGAATCTTTTTTTCCATCATCCGAAAAAAGCACTACCCAAATGGGGGGTAAACCGTGTATTGACAGATAGATTCTTGTATTCCGGAAACGTAACGGGGTATGGAATCGTAAAAGGAGCCGCTCTAACCCATCACGGAGTCTCCTTCATCCCCTCAGCAATATTATCAGGAATGTCTCCCGAGTTATCAGGAGATATCCCAACCCATTGAAATAAAAAAACACCATGAAGCCAACCCGCCGTAATCCTTTGTTCGCCAATTTCTTCCGTGGAAACACCCTCGCGACCGCCGTTGTGTTGAGTCTCGCTGCCTCCGGTGCCGCCGGGGCGGCCAATGCCTACTGGGATTCCAACGGCACCACCGCCGGCGCGGGTGCCACTCCCACCGGAACATGGGGAACGAGCGCGTTCTGGAATGCCACGGAGGCAGGCACCACCACCACCCCCGGTGCCTGGGTGACAAACAATGTCGCCATCTTTTCCGCAGGAACCGATGCCACCTCCGCATACACCGTCACGATTGCCGCCGGGACCACCCAGACGATTGGCGGACTGACTGTCCAGGAAGGCACGCCCACCATCACCGGCGGCACCGCGCTGGCTCTCAACAACGCCAGCACCCCCTTTGCCATCACCGGGACGGGCATCGTGAACTCGGTGATCTCGGGAAGCGGCGGAGGCATCGCCAAGACCGGCACCGGCACGCTCGTCATCGGCAGCGCGGCGAACACATTCACCGGCAATATCACGGTGACCGGGCCGACAGGAGCTCTCCAGATGACATCGGGAAGCAACGGGAACGCGACCTCCGCTCCCCTCGGCATCGCGAATGCCGGTGGCACCGCTTACAAGACCGTCACCCTGTCCAACGGCGGTATTTTCCGACCGATGGCGAATTATAATTCCAACGTCCCCTCGGCGACATTGCCCGGCAATGGCTACGTCTTCATGTTCGGCGCGGGTGGTGGCATTTTCGACACTCCCTCCGGTGTGACACTCACCGTGGATGACGGCACCGGCACCGGAACCGGAACCGGCAACTCCCAGCTTCAAGGGACCGGAGATCTTACCAAAACCGGTGCCGGCACCCTGGCGCTGGGCACCACCACCAGCAATTTCAGCGTTTTCACCGGCAATATCACGATTTCCGACGGGGTTGTGAACACCAAGTCCGCCACTTCATTGGGAGCGGGTTCCAATGTCCTGGTCCAGAACGCGGCCAACCCCTCGGCCTCCGACAGCAACGTCCTGCAGATTGTCGGAGGATTCACCCATGGCACCGGCAAGACGCTGACCCTGCGCAACAACTCGACCAGCAACATCGCGAACGCCCGGGCGGTTCTGGAAAACCAGTCGGGAAACAACACCTGGGCCGGCAACATCGTGTTCGACCAAGGGATGAACCAGTCGCTGACCTCGACCGCGGGGGTATTCACCGTCAGCGGCTTTATCTCCAGCACGGGCACTCCGCCGAGCTCCGTTTTCCTGCGGGGGGCCTCCAGCGGCGTGATCACCGGCGGCATCAATGTCGGCAGCACCATCCTCAACAAGACCGACGGCGGAAGCTGGACCATCAGCAGCAGCGGCAATGGGAACGGTCCCGTCCGCGTCAGCAACGGCTCGCTCATCCTCAATAACACCAACGCGGTCTCGCCCTCCACCCAGCTGACCCTCGGCCAGACCGACGGCAGCGCGGCCACCCTGACCGTCAACGCCGGGTTCACGCAGGAGTTCGTCTCCATCGTCAACGATCCCGCCAGCACCGCCACCGCGACCCAGACCATCAATGGCGGCGGCTCCATCACCACCGGCACCACCAACCGGACCTACACCATCAGCGACCCCGCCGCGGCGGACGACGTCACCATCAACACGCCGATCCTCGGTTCCGGCGGCTTCACCAAGGCGGGCCCGGGCACGCTCGTGGTCAACAACTCGGTGACCGGCCCCGTGACCGTCAACGCCGGCACACTGCGCGGCGCGCCTTCTTTCGACACCGGCCTCACCCTGAACGCGGGCACCGTTTTCACCGCCGGCACCACCGGCAGCGGCGTCACCGTTCCCACACCTCTGCTGACCCTCGGCACGGGAGCCACCACCCTCAACCTGAATGCCGGCCCGGGTGGCGATCTCATCAATGTCGGCGCCTCCAACGGCCTGACCGCGGGCGGGACCACCACGATCAACGTGACGCGGTTCGGCGGCACGCTGCCGGTCGGCGTTTATCCATTGATCAATTTCAGCGGCACTGTCCAAGGCGGAGGAAGCTTCGTCCTCGGCACCATCCCGCCACACCTCACCGCGAACCTCGTCAACACCGGTTCCTCGGTGGCCCTCAATGTCACCTCCAGCGACTATTTCGTCTGGACCGGAACCAACAACGGCACATGGGACACCACCACGGCCAACAACTGGAACCTGTTCTCCAACAGCTCGCCCGTTCTCTATCAGGACGGCGAGGCCATCACCTTCGGCAATACCGGCCTCAATCCGACCGTGGTCGTGGCCACCCCCCTCAGCCCGGGCTGGGTCACCTTCTCCAACAGCACGGGCGGTCCGGCCTGGCGCATCACCGGAGCGGCCCTCACCGGCATCGGCGGCATCACCAAAACCAATACCGGCACCGCCACCATCGCCAACGCCGTCAGCTTGACCGGCAATGTGCTCATTCAAGGCGGAACCCTTGAAATCGACCACGACACGGGCTCCCTCACCGCCGCCGCGGCGGTGAATGTCTCGCCCGGCGCCACACTGCTCCTTTCCAAGGACAACGGCGACTTCACATTCGACCGCCCTGTCACCGGAACCGGCACCGTCAAGGTGGATCCGGTCACCAGCACCACCGGTCCGGGTTCCCGCACCGTCACGCTTTCAGGAAACAACACCGGCTTCTCCGGCGTGCTCAAGCTGTCACCCTCCGGCACCGCCGCCGCCAACGGCACCTTCCGGACCGCGGGCGCGACCAGCCAGGTCAATCTCGGAGCCGCCACGCTGGATATCGATGCCGGAGCACAGTTGTGGTTCACCGGCTCCATCTCCAACAACATGACGATCACCGGAGCGGGCTTCAGCGAGACCCAGGCGAACAGCCCGGCCACCGCCGCTACGGATGTTTCCGGAAATCCCGTCACCGTGCCCGGCTTCACCTACAGCGGCCACGGCGCGATACGCATGGACGGCGCCACCATCACCGGCAACATCACGCTTGATGGCAACGCCGGAATCACCGCCTACAACACCACCGGCATCATCACCGGCGCGATCAACAATGTCGCCCCCTCGGACACCCTGGTGGTCGGTGGCGGCGGTGCCGGAACCACCCTGATCCTCTCCGGAGACGCCTCGGGTCTCGAGCGGATCTGGGTCAATGGCGGTGGAACCGCAGGCACCAGCGTCCTGCAGATCGGCAACAACGACGCCACCGGAACGCTCGCGTCCAATGTTGACGTCATCCTCTACAACGACGGTGCCGGTGCGGTGCTGCGCGTGAACCGCCCGGATGCCTTCACCCTCGAACCCGGCCAGAAAATCATCGCCGCCCACAACGGCACCGCGACGAACCTTACGAAGGCCGCGCTCCAGACGAACGTCACCGGAGCCGGATTCTCCATCGGCAGCGCGGGAGCCAACGTGGTCGATCTCTCGGACGGAATCAACGGCGGCACCATCAGCGTGGGCAACGCGGTGACGGGTGCGGTCCTCAACATCGATGCCGGCGCCACCATCGAGATCCGCCACATGGGCGTGGGCGATGGAGCCGGTTTCTCCTCCACCGTCAACCAGACGGGAGGCTCGGTCGCTATCAACGGTGCCAACACCGACGCCACCAACAACCTCCGCCTCGGACACTGGGCGACCGAGACCTCGACCTACAACCTCACCGGTGGCACCCTCAGCTTCGGTTCCGCACCTTCGACCGCCACACCTTCGGCCACCGCCGAACTCGCCGGCGGCATCTATGTCGGTGTCGATGGCACCGGTATCTTCAACCAGTCCGGCGGCACGGTGACCACCAACTACGTCGTCCTCGACAACCGGGGCGACACCGCGGGCACCGATCAATACAACCTCTCCGCAGGAACCCTGAACCTCTCCAGCGCCTGGGGGATCATCCGCCGCAACATCTCGGCCGAGTTCAGCTTCTCCGGTGGAACGATCCGCAACTCCGGCAGCGGCATCGTCGCCAACATCGACTGCCCGCTGATCGTTTCCAACACTCCGGTGCTGGACACCAACGGAGCCTCCAACGGCCTGAACCTGGTGAAGGGACTCACCGGCGGCGCGGGAACCCTGACCGCACAAGGCGGCGGAGCGGTTTACCTCAACGACATCAGCACCTTCCCGGGCACCCTGTCGATCACCGACACCACCGTCCTCGGCGGCACCGGAACCTTCCCGGGCACCGCCACCGTCAGGAACGTCTCACCCGGGGCCACCACCGCCTACGGCACGACGGGCACCCTGACGCTCGGGGATGCGGCGGCCGCGACGGTCACCACGATCTCGGGAACGGCGAACTTCGACCTCAATTCCACGGATGCGACATCGGGCTTCGGCAATGATCTGGTGGCGGTCAACGGCGACCTGGATCTCACCAATTCAAAGATCCTTCCGCGTTTCTACAACGGAGCGCCCGGCATCGGGGCCGAGATCCGCTACACCCTCTACACCTACACCGGCACCCGGACCGGTACTCCGACGCTGGATCCGTCCTTCACAGGAGTGTCACCCTCGCTGACCTTCTCCATCGACACCTCTGTCAGCGGAGTCGTGAGCCTCGTCGTGACCGGAACCTCCACGAACCTCACCTGGACGGGGGGAGCGGCCGGCAACACCTGGGATGTCAACAACACCGTCAACTGGTCCGGAGCCTCCAAGTTCTACCAGCTCAGCACGGTGACCTTCGATGACACCGGCAGCAACACTCCCGCGATCTCCCTCGTCGGCACCCTCATTCCGTCCACCTTGACCGTCGACACCAGCACGAAGAGCTACACCTTCTCCGGCAGCGGCGGCATCGGTGGCGGCGCGCAGGTGACCAAATCCGGCTCCACGCAGCTCACGCTCCTGACCAACAACACCTACACCGGCACCACCTTCATCGGTGGCGGCATCGTGCAGGTGGGCAACGGGGGAACGACGGGCACCATCGGGGCCGGCGCCACCACCATTTTTGACGGAGCGGAACTCCAGTTCAACCGCACCGACTCCATCAGCCAGACCGGCATCTTCGAAGGTGGCGGCACGCTGGTCCAGGAAGGGACCGGCACATTCACCCTCCAGAACGCCAACTCGAACTACGGCCCCATCCGCGTGGATGCCGGAATCCTGAAGGCGGCGAACGTTTCGGCCTTCGGCACCTCATCGGGAATCACCATCGCCTCCGGCGGGCAGGTGAACCTCAACGGAACGAGCTTCGGAAACACCCGATCCTATTCCTACACCATCGCCGGCAACGGCCCGGACTCCCGTGGCGCCATCATCAACGAAGTGGTCAGCATTGCTGAAAGGGCGGCCGTCTACAACCTCACCCTCAGCGGCAACGCCTCCGTGGGAGCTTATGGTCCCGCCGGCGAAGGGAACCGTTTCGACATCGGTTACAACGGTTCGATCTTCGGAGCCATCACCGGCAACGGATTCACCCTCACCAAGGTGGGAGACAACCTCATCGGCGTCCGCGCCCCGGCCGACAACATCTCCTATGTCGTGGCCGCCGGCACCCTGCGTGCGGAAAACAGCAACCTCGCGCTTGGAAGCACCGGAGTGACGGTGAATTCGGGAGCCCGTCTCGACTCATGGGGAGCGCTGATCTTCCCGGTGCCGCTCACCCTGGCCGACAACTCCAGGCTCACCACATCCAGCGGCGCCGGCACCTGGAACGGAAACGTCGCCCTGAACGGCACCGCCACCTTCGCCGGTGGCGGCACCAGCACCACCCTCACCGGCGTGGTTTCGGGAACCTCCGGGGCGATCGTCAAGGCGGAGGCCTCCGCGCTGATCCTTTCGGGGAACAATACCTACACCGGCGGCAGCACCATCACGGGTGGCACGCTGCAGGCCAACAGCAACAACTCGCTCGGCACCGCCGGAGTGGTTCTCAGCAACACCGCCGTGGCCGGTAAACTGGTCGTCAACGGAGGGGTCACCATCGCCAACAACATCACCATCGGAAATGGCACCACCCTTACCGGCGTGTCCGGCCGTGGCTTGGTCGAGCAGCTCGGCACCGGCCAGGCGATCCTGACAGGCGATGTCATC
This genomic window contains:
- a CDS encoding ATP-dependent helicase, which gives rise to MASSFSFDSLNQAQREAVGALDGPVMLLAGAGTGKTRTVTCRIAHMLEKRISPSEILAVTFTNKAASEMRERIGGMVSKRAADDMTVCTFHSLCVRILRGGIEKLGYKKNFSICSHSDQTGMMKQLLVRKGGADVKVKPDEVLSAISKAKNKGVEPQDMEDDFFSTLAFAYQNELRAQNAVDFDDLLLLGEKILREHSDVREMFRQRYTRVTVDEFQDTNALQMQLLQQLVGPPNYHVCVVGDDDQSIYGWRGAEVANILQFEKFFPDPKIIRLEENYRSTHAVLHTANSLIKHNVGRREKILRSTRKDGDPVRIVAMPGDDQEAEFIAEEILSEKGAIGREWEDFAILFRTNGQSRKLELAFRERKIPYRMVGAQSFYDRREVRDVLAYAQLLASPDADVPLLRVLNAPNRGIGQSTAVLATDWSREHHESVWQALCDPEFTGQLGPKAANAVQEFVAIIAGAKNRIEIAKENPADVLDSLIKQIEYQTWIERACKTDAERQQRGEGIFSVIDSLRHHLGKSPKSTLQSFLDHSALASEKEDDLEKKQGATLITLHASKGLEFPIVFLIGLEEGFLPHTRSIAEGTKDEERRLLYVGITRAQDQLTMTYCATRIKYGQETGCQPSSFIGELDDEHLTHTTYDDILGAAPSTDELDNFFGGLKGLLGD
- a CDS encoding GNAT family acetyltransferase — encoded protein: MRPYTETDEAAVIALWNACGLVVPQNDPKKDIARKMAEHPELFIVGEIAGAVVASCMAGYEGHRGWINYLAVHPDHQRQGYATELMAEARRLLDALGCPKISLQIRNTNTSVIAFYEKLGFVEDPVRSFGLRLRHDAPL
- a CDS encoding DUF3634 family protein — encoded protein: MKFLLRIFAGTLIRIRNGSADCVKGKVMGWRLDAISELAADANLDAGEIWVNGNGTVGFSNDIPQELHQRIRNVMASD
- a CDS encoding SecDF P1 head subdomain-containing protein, which translates into the protein MQLMKPGYLLSFALLVASFSMVAAAEPLLSVSAVVKDAVPESRELSRGEGQYSETLHVMKATLVSTEHVEKMEVTVEPPGVIVTLTEDGGKKFATATADMKGGRLAIMVKGKVMSAPVIQNGPLGRVFLITGFAKAAEAEELAGEFAKIRK
- the polX gene encoding DNA polymerase/3'-5' exonuclease PolX yields the protein MTRENLAEVLEEIALLLELKAENPFKVRAYRQGAEAVRNHDGDILQRAKDNDLAGIKGIGDALRDKLHELASTGRLGFHEKLRAEFPAGLFELFDLQGLGPKKIKVLYETLAVGSIADLKTACDEGKVAVLPGFGAKTQTKILEAIALKQTFADSFLLGGISPLVEEILDLLRTHPEISRVSAAGSYRRGKETVHDLDFLVATREPALVCEDFTTLPQVASVIVCGDTKASVRLKNGLQCDLRAVSNAQFPFALQYFTGSKEHNVAIRSLALKQGLSLNEYGFTGETAGDHEIHEEADIYRALGLDFIPPEIRENRGEIEAAAEHTLPRLINLEQLRGTFHNHTTASDGRDTLAAMADEAMDLGLQYLGIADHSKSSFQANGLEETRLLEQIEAIRTLNAGYENFRLFAGNEVDILKDGTLDFPDEILARLDYCVASVHASFTLTEEEMTRRICRAMENEHVTMLGHVTGRLLLRREPYLVNHAMIIDCAAETRTIIELNCSPQRLDMDWRWWKRARDKGVLCAINPDAHSTMGLHHLGLGVRLARKGWLRKQDVFNTRPLAEVEAFFKLPKSRR
- a CDS encoding autotransporter-associated beta strand repeat-containing protein, which encodes MKPTRRNPLFANFFRGNTLATAVVLSLAASGAAGAANAYWDSNGTTAGAGATPTGTWGTSAFWNATEAGTTTTPGAWVTNNVAIFSAGTDATSAYTVTIAAGTTQTIGGLTVQEGTPTITGGTALALNNASTPFAITGTGIVNSVISGSGGGIAKTGTGTLVIGSAANTFTGNITVTGPTGALQMTSGSNGNATSAPLGIANAGGTAYKTVTLSNGGIFRPMANYNSNVPSATLPGNGYVFMFGAGGGIFDTPSGVTLTVDDGTGTGTGTGNSQLQGTGDLTKTGAGTLALGTTTSNFSVFTGNITISDGVVNTKSATSLGAGSNVLVQNAANPSASDSNVLQIVGGFTHGTGKTLTLRNNSTSNIANARAVLENQSGNNTWAGNIVFDQGMNQSLTSTAGVFTVSGFISSTGTPPSSVFLRGASSGVITGGINVGSTILNKTDGGSWTISSSGNGNGPVRVSNGSLILNNTNAVSPSTQLTLGQTDGSAATLTVNAGFTQEFVSIVNDPASTATATQTINGGGSITTGTTNRTYTISDPAAADDVTINTPILGSGGFTKAGPGTLVVNNSVTGPVTVNAGTLRGAPSFDTGLTLNAGTVFTAGTTGSGVTVPTPLLTLGTGATTLNLNAGPGGDLINVGASNGLTAGGTTTINVTRFGGTLPVGVYPLINFSGTVQGGGSFVLGTIPPHLTANLVNTGSSVALNVTSSDYFVWTGTNNGTWDTTTANNWNLFSNSSPVLYQDGEAITFGNTGLNPTVVVATPLSPGWVTFSNSTGGPAWRITGAALTGIGGITKTNTGTATIANAVSLTGNVLIQGGTLEIDHDTGSLTAAAAVNVSPGATLLLSKDNGDFTFDRPVTGTGTVKVDPVTSTTGPGSRTVTLSGNNTGFSGVLKLSPSGTAAANGTFRTAGATSQVNLGAATLDIDAGAQLWFTGSISNNMTITGAGFSETQANSPATAATDVSGNPVTVPGFTYSGHGAIRMDGATITGNITLDGNAGITAYNTTGIITGAINNVAPSDTLVVGGGGAGTTLILSGDASGLERIWVNGGGTAGTSVLQIGNNDATGTLASNVDVILYNDGAGAVLRVNRPDAFTLEPGQKIIAAHNGTATNLTKAALQTNVTGAGFSIGSAGANVVDLSDGINGGTISVGNAVTGAVLNIDAGATIEIRHMGVGDGAGFSSTVNQTGGSVAINGANTDATNNLRLGHWATETSTYNLTGGTLSFGSAPSTATPSATAELAGGIYVGVDGTGIFNQSGGTVTTNYVVLDNRGDTAGTDQYNLSAGTLNLSSAWGIIRRNISAEFSFSGGTIRNSGSGIVANIDCPLIVSNTPVLDTNGASNGLNLVKGLTGGAGTLTAQGGGAVYLNDISTFPGTLSITDTTVLGGTGTFPGTATVRNVSPGATTAYGTTGTLTLGDAAAATVTTISGTANFDLNSTDATSGFGNDLVAVNGDLDLTNSKILPRFYNGAPGIGAEIRYTLYTYTGTRTGTPTLDPSFTGVSPSLTFSIDTSVSGVVSLVVTGTSTNLTWTGGAAGNTWDVNNTVNWSGASKFYQLSTVTFDDTGSNTPAISLVGTLIPSTLTVDTSTKSYTFSGSGGIGGGAQVTKSGSTQLTLLTNNTYTGTTFIGGGIVQVGNGGTTGTIGAGATTIFDGAELQFNRTDSISQTGIFEGGGTLVQEGTGTFTLQNANSNYGPIRVDAGILKAANVSAFGTSSGITIASGGQVNLNGTSFGNTRSYSYTIAGNGPDSRGAIINEVVSIAERAAVYNLTLSGNASVGAYGPAGEGNRFDIGYNGSIFGAITGNGFTLTKVGDNLIGVRAPADNISYVVAAGTLRAENSNLALGSTGVTVNSGARLDSWGALIFPVPLTLADNSRLTTSSGAGTWNGNVALNGTATFAGGGTSTTLTGVVSGTSGAIVKAEASALILSGNNTYTGGSTITGGTLQANSNNSLGTAGVVLSNTAVAGKLVVNGGVTIANNITIGNGTTLTGVSGRGLVEQLGTGQAILTGDVIVNSGATAGGTFFASGTVGNELVFNGAITINAAAGVREGRAIFSGGGTGNGRYLGVSGTVLPGVDNGLPTDLSLLVGESANGTFDLNGKSQSLIGLTKGTNTATVTNTGATPSTLTLDIATGTTNTYAGTWAGSQISVVKNGAGTLALTGAAAGITGNILVSQGVLSAGAQNTGLGQQLAARTITVSNGATLAFGINNVFGNGATAVTALPAIVINGGTLTTNSYDVVGKLTLNGATVTDTRTGALTGFQAYEFKDVVTVGGTAPSTISSPGSFGSHLVGNITFDVADATSSAAADLTVSSRLINATTDNASAAGGLVKAGAGTMVLSGVNSYTGNTVVNAGTLSLADNAQLRFVIGATSGTNNTLTGAGTAVIDGDFAIDTTAAAALTTGTWVLENVPSLTGAYGSTFSVVNPDGSPWTDAGGNKWTKAVGANLWTFDETTGTLTVGSAGGFASWSATNAGNGAASGDFDGDGVSNGVEWVLGGTGTTKDLGKLPAVSTSAGNLVFTFVRDQQSISPDTVVTIEVGTSLASWPEVYVVPGTAGTSGSPGTVAVTKDTPAAGKDTVTLTVPQAPDAKKFARLKVNIVP